From Candidatus Binatia bacterium, one genomic window encodes:
- a CDS encoding STAS domain-containing protein, with the protein MLWASAGDRAVLLLTFALTVLVDLAMAIEVGVVLASVLFVHRMAEAVALEGGPSLFGDEYEEFDEEDGAAGEFARERLPAGVEIFELRGPLFFGASGRLLDLLEATAHQPPAVFILRMKEVPLVDVSGKRALHDFVRRCASVHTRVIVSELQPGARQTLVRMGRGKGPAGFVVTDTLADALRAAAPDGASSFTPSSSPSGTMQVKASRADL; encoded by the coding sequence ATGCTGTGGGCGAGCGCCGGCGACCGCGCCGTCCTGCTGCTGACGTTCGCGCTGACGGTTCTCGTCGACCTTGCCATGGCGATCGAGGTGGGCGTCGTGCTTGCTTCCGTGCTGTTCGTGCACCGCATGGCCGAGGCGGTCGCGCTCGAGGGCGGACCGTCGTTGTTCGGTGACGAATACGAAGAATTCGACGAAGAGGACGGCGCCGCCGGTGAATTCGCGCGCGAGCGCCTGCCTGCCGGCGTCGAGATTTTCGAGCTGCGCGGACCGCTTTTCTTCGGCGCATCGGGACGCCTGCTCGACCTGCTCGAAGCGACCGCGCACCAGCCGCCGGCGGTGTTCATTCTGCGCATGAAGGAGGTCCCCCTCGTGGACGTGAGCGGGAAAAGGGCGCTGCACGACTTCGTGCGCCGCTGTGCATCGGTCCATACGCGCGTGATCGTGAGCGAGCTGCAGCCGGGAGCTCGCCAGACGCTGGTCAGGATGGGGCGCGGAAAGGGACCCGCAGGCTTCGTCGTGACCGACACGCTGGCCGATGCACTGCGTGCCGCGGCACCGGACGGGGCGAGCTCCTTCACTCCGTCGTCATCACCATCGGGTACGATGCAGGTAAAGGCATCCCGCGCCGATCTGTGA